In a genomic window of Allomeiothermus silvanus DSM 9946:
- a CDS encoding phospholipase A2, translating into MRVVLLMLVLVLAACGSQTGAPNWTLEQIAALTPEQIDALSEGELQKIQTILQPEFARVESQLIQLQSQLEALVAAQDSRWPNFDYTVYLATAIPYGTFFTYYRTYSGPDWSNDGCSYSPDKPLFLNFKDPCNHHDFGYRNVPQYARGRSETYRKYVDDRFLSNLKSVCGDLSWWDPRKDKCYVLAYTYYAAVRNFGEGPYYSTQKRYP; encoded by the coding sequence ATGCGTGTAGTGTTGTTGATGCTTGTGCTGGTGTTGGCGGCGTGCGGATCGCAGACGGGCGCTCCTAATTGGACCCTCGAGCAAATCGCCGCCCTCACCCCTGAGCAGATCGACGCCCTGAGCGAGGGTGAGCTACAGAAGATCCAGACCATTTTGCAACCCGAGTTCGCCCGGGTGGAAAGCCAGCTAATCCAGCTACAGTCCCAACTAGAGGCGCTGGTGGCGGCCCAAGACTCGCGCTGGCCTAACTTCGACTATACCGTCTACCTGGCGACCGCGATCCCTTACGGTACCTTTTTTACCTACTACCGCACATATAGTGGCCCCGATTGGAGCAACGACGGGTGCAGCTATTCCCCTGACAAGCCGCTCTTCCTCAACTTTAAAGACCCCTGCAACCACCACGACTTCGGCTACCGCAACGTGCCGCAGTACGCTCGAGGGCGTAGCGAGACCTATCGCAAGTATGTGGACGACCGCTTCTTGTCCAACCTGAAATCGGTGTGTGGCGACCTGTCTTGGTGGGACCCCCGCAAGGACAAGTGCTACGTCCTGGCCTACACTTACTACGCAGCGGTGCGAAACTTCGGAGAAGGACCT
- a CDS encoding APC family permease: MAQSQTYWRLFRRRFKKWLTEGQHSLGESYHQPEKEVHQTHPWYRVMCLTGVDYFSTLGYQPGIAALAAGILSPFATLVLVLVTLFGALPMYRRVAEESPHGDGSISMLERLLGGWTAKVFVLALLGFVATGFVITITLSAADASKHIIENPFWPRGWNYQVGLTLVLIGLLGAIFLKGFREAIGVAVVLVVIYIGLSLVVVVTGLLEAFQQREVITRWVDLINQNYASPMAVIVAALLVFPKLALGLSGFETGVVVMPLVKGDPDDDPAHPKGRIRNSRKLLTTAALIMSVMLITSSLVTTWLIPPSEFWPETSVSRELRRGVSSIDIPLSGNPQDVYTYRVPNRSGSFNERISLGPRGEITLLVNVTESGDARQVTVVKPTGQASGRALAYLAHRHLGELFGTLYDLSTILILWFAGASAMAGLLNIVPRYLPRYGMAPEWARATRPLVLIYTAICFVVTLIFRASVDAQAAAYATGVLALMTSAAVAVTLSALHKRQQASVIAFGLISLVFIYTLVVNILEQPGGLQIASIFVASIVVVSFISRVLRSTELRVKEVILDEEARRFIESIPGEIRIVAHHRETGKAYEYIEKAKRVREFTHLPAKEPILFLEVGVIDASEFSGTLRVRGLEVGDYQVFRTEAPAVANAIAAVALHIRDITGKVPHIYFQWSEGNPLQLALRFVLFGEGDIPPLTHEILRKAEPNLKRRPIVHVGG, translated from the coding sequence ATGGCCCAGTCCCAAACCTACTGGCGGCTTTTCCGCAGGCGCTTTAAAAAGTGGCTCACCGAAGGGCAACATAGCCTAGGAGAAAGCTACCATCAGCCGGAAAAAGAGGTCCACCAGACCCACCCCTGGTACCGGGTGATGTGCCTAACCGGGGTGGATTACTTTTCCACCTTGGGTTATCAACCCGGCATCGCAGCGCTGGCTGCGGGAATCCTCTCCCCCTTCGCCACATTGGTGCTGGTGCTGGTGACGCTTTTCGGCGCGCTACCGATGTACCGCCGGGTGGCGGAGGAGAGCCCCCATGGGGACGGCTCGATCTCCATGCTCGAGCGGCTGCTGGGCGGTTGGACAGCTAAGGTGTTCGTGCTGGCCTTGCTGGGCTTCGTGGCGACAGGCTTCGTCATCACCATTACCCTCTCCGCCGCCGACGCCTCCAAACACATCATCGAAAACCCCTTTTGGCCTCGAGGCTGGAATTACCAGGTCGGTCTCACCCTGGTGCTGATCGGCTTGCTGGGGGCCATTTTTCTCAAGGGCTTTCGCGAGGCTATCGGGGTGGCGGTGGTGCTGGTGGTGATCTACATCGGGTTGAGCTTAGTGGTGGTGGTAACCGGGTTGCTCGAGGCTTTCCAGCAACGCGAGGTCATCACCCGCTGGGTTGACCTTATCAACCAGAACTACGCCAGCCCCATGGCGGTGATCGTGGCCGCGTTGCTGGTCTTTCCTAAGTTGGCCCTGGGGCTCAGCGGCTTCGAGACCGGGGTGGTGGTGATGCCCTTGGTGAAGGGCGACCCTGACGACGATCCGGCGCACCCCAAAGGCCGGATTCGCAACTCGCGCAAGCTACTCACCACAGCCGCCCTCATCATGAGCGTGATGCTCATCACCAGCAGCCTGGTGACGACCTGGCTGATCCCCCCCAGCGAATTCTGGCCAGAGACCTCGGTCTCGCGTGAACTTCGGCGTGGGGTTTCGAGCATAGACATTCCGCTGAGCGGGAACCCTCAAGATGTGTATACTTACCGCGTCCCTAACCGCAGCGGGAGCTTCAACGAGCGGATTTCACTTGGCCCGCGGGGGGAGATCACCCTTCTAGTGAACGTGACCGAGAGCGGCGACGCCCGGCAGGTGACGGTGGTCAAGCCGACAGGTCAGGCTAGCGGACGGGCTTTAGCCTATCTAGCCCACCGCCACTTAGGCGAACTCTTTGGCACCCTCTACGACCTCTCTACCATCTTGATTTTGTGGTTCGCCGGGGCTAGCGCCATGGCTGGACTGCTCAATATCGTGCCGCGCTATCTTCCCCGCTACGGGATGGCCCCGGAATGGGCTCGGGCTACCCGCCCGTTGGTGCTCATCTACACCGCGATCTGTTTCGTAGTCACCCTGATCTTCCGGGCCAGTGTGGATGCCCAAGCTGCCGCCTACGCTACCGGGGTGCTAGCCCTGATGACTTCGGCGGCGGTCGCCGTGACCCTTTCCGCGCTGCACAAACGCCAGCAAGCTTCGGTGATCGCTTTTGGGCTGATTAGCTTAGTTTTCATATACACCCTGGTGGTCAACATCCTCGAGCAACCCGGCGGCCTCCAGATCGCCAGCATCTTCGTAGCCTCCATCGTAGTGGTCTCCTTCATCTCGCGGGTGCTGCGATCCACCGAACTGCGGGTGAAAGAGGTGATTTTGGATGAGGAAGCCAGGCGCTTCATCGAAAGCATCCCGGGTGAGATCCGCATTGTGGCCCACCACCGCGAGACCGGCAAGGCCTACGAGTACATCGAGAAGGCCAAACGGGTACGCGAGTTCACCCACCTGCCCGCCAAAGAGCCCATCCTCTTCCTCGAGGTGGGGGTGATTGATGCCTCGGAGTTTTCCGGTACGCTCCGGGTGCGGGGGCTCGAGGTGGGGGATTACCAAGTGTTTCGCACCGAGGCTCCTGCGGTAGCCAACGCCATCGCCGCAGTAGCCCTACACATCCGCGACATCACCGGCAAGGTTCCGCACATCTACTTCCAGTGGTCGGAGGGCAATCCCTTGCAGCTGGCTTTGCGCTTCGTGCTTTTTGGTGAGGGGGATATCCCCCCCCTCACCCACGAGATCTTGCGCAAGGCCGAGCCCAACCTCAAACGCCGTCCGATCGTCCACGTGGGTGGGTAA
- a CDS encoding YbfB/YjiJ family MFS transporter: MSLLRVALGLALGPAVALGFARFAYALVLPAMREDLHWSYAQAGGMNTANAVGYLLGSLLANSAMLRWGYRSTFLGSLALTALALLFSGVSDNYFGLVALRLIAGVSGALVFVSGGALAAHLASRDPSRSALVLGVYFGGVGLGILASGVFLPVLLEDRSGAWPWAWMALGLLSVVGFGGAYLAARRVEEPRPAVVGSEGGSLGSLLPTAVAYFLFALGYIVYMTFVIAFVRAELGTLEVTLFWSVLGIAVVGGGRIWGGRIQKSRDGSALSLILFTISAGAALPLLSKAFLLMLGSALLFGSFLSVVTAITALVRQALPPAQWGYGIAVFTVIFAAGQSLGPWLSGLLTDALGSLQAGFAASVGVLVLGGLVARVQRPT, from the coding sequence GTGAGCCTGCTCCGTGTAGCTTTGGGCTTGGCCCTGGGCCCGGCGGTGGCGCTGGGTTTCGCTCGCTTTGCCTATGCGTTGGTGCTCCCGGCCATGCGCGAGGATCTGCACTGGTCCTACGCTCAGGCCGGGGGGATGAATACCGCCAACGCGGTGGGCTACCTGCTGGGCTCGCTCCTGGCGAATTCAGCGATGCTGCGCTGGGGCTATCGGTCGACCTTTCTGGGGTCGCTGGCCCTCACCGCCTTGGCCCTCCTTTTCTCCGGCGTTAGCGATAACTACTTCGGGCTGGTGGCCCTACGGCTTATCGCCGGGGTGAGCGGGGCGCTGGTCTTCGTCTCAGGCGGGGCTCTGGCTGCGCACCTGGCCTCGCGTGACCCCAGCCGCTCAGCGTTGGTGCTGGGGGTGTATTTTGGCGGGGTGGGCTTGGGCATCCTGGCCTCAGGGGTTTTCCTTCCGGTGCTGCTCGAGGATCGCTCAGGGGCCTGGCCTTGGGCTTGGATGGCCTTGGGGTTGCTCTCGGTGGTGGGCTTCGGAGGGGCCTATCTGGCGGCACGGCGGGTTGAGGAGCCTCGGCCTGCTGTCGTAGGAAGCGAGGGCGGGAGCTTGGGGAGTTTGCTGCCTACCGCTGTAGCTTATTTCCTCTTCGCGCTCGGCTACATCGTCTATATGACCTTTGTGATCGCTTTCGTCCGCGCTGAGTTGGGAACCCTCGAGGTGACCCTCTTCTGGTCGGTGTTGGGGATAGCGGTGGTGGGAGGCGGGAGGATATGGGGCGGGCGTATCCAGAAGAGCCGCGACGGGAGCGCGCTTAGCCTGATCCTGTTCACGATAAGCGCTGGGGCGGCGCTCCCCTTGCTCTCTAAGGCTTTCTTGCTGATGCTGGGCTCGGCCTTGCTGTTCGGCTCGTTTTTGTCGGTAGTCACGGCCATTACCGCTTTGGTGCGCCAGGCCTTGCCTCCTGCGCAGTGGGGTTACGGGATCGCGGTTTTCACGGTGATCTTTGCGGCGGGGCAGAGTCTGGGGCCGTGGCTTTCGGGGCTTCTCACCGATGCATTGGGGAGCTTGCAAGCGGGGTTTGCAGCCTCGGTGGGGGTGTTGGTGCTAGGGGGGTTGGTAGCTCGGGTGCAGCGGCCAACCTGA
- a CDS encoding S41 family peptidase, which produces MQRHLMRKIHRFFFALALVFATVGLASPAQDLFDQASFYLEFYYNGPASTDLKELTAQYQKSLDTACANQKQACSYDTAVSVIQRMISDLGDGHTYYQSPEALGRFRQNSRGQAPSGTLRIGVEHRSIPGSRDRLVVDVVEGGPADQAGLQYGDRIVALGGKALSGYASDSEVVQALSQMVQSGQPVRLTVLRGPERQKLEIVVTGREINLARLPSLKMRPDGVAVLRIPDFLAEGQVGQRVHELVRQAQAAGARAMVLELRGNNGGSAIEALISMAAFMESPYVAFTDRYDVERNELMVKDGRITVRNKSGAEVTRLNLPSLARWSGPLAVLVNGESASGAEYLASAIQLAKAGVVIGEPTAGVGNTTTRTFGLINGGGLNISYNRAFLPGGNPYPARVTPDIAVPDDLRTLAETGHDLPMEKALEALFPRTQ; this is translated from the coding sequence ATGCAAAGACATCTGATGCGCAAAATCCACCGATTTTTTTTCGCCTTGGCGCTGGTTTTCGCTACTGTGGGATTGGCCAGCCCGGCCCAAGACCTCTTCGACCAGGCCAGTTTTTACCTCGAGTTCTACTACAACGGCCCAGCCAGCACCGACCTCAAGGAACTTACCGCCCAGTACCAGAAGAGCCTGGATACCGCCTGCGCCAACCAAAAACAGGCCTGCTCCTACGACACCGCGGTGAGCGTGATCCAGCGTATGATCAGTGACCTGGGCGACGGCCATACTTACTACCAGTCCCCCGAGGCTTTGGGGCGCTTCCGGCAAAATAGCCGCGGTCAGGCCCCTTCAGGAACGTTGCGGATCGGGGTGGAACACCGGTCCATTCCTGGCTCGCGCGACCGGCTGGTGGTGGACGTGGTGGAGGGCGGCCCGGCGGATCAGGCCGGGTTGCAATACGGCGACCGGATCGTCGCCCTGGGCGGCAAGGCCCTGAGCGGGTACGCCAGCGACAGCGAGGTAGTTCAGGCCCTCAGCCAGATGGTCCAGAGTGGGCAGCCGGTGCGGCTTACGGTGCTGCGCGGCCCCGAGCGGCAAAAGCTCGAGATCGTTGTGACCGGACGTGAGATCAACCTGGCCCGGCTTCCCTCGCTCAAAATGCGCCCGGACGGGGTAGCGGTGCTACGCATCCCCGACTTTCTGGCCGAGGGGCAGGTGGGGCAGCGGGTTCACGAGCTGGTGCGGCAGGCTCAGGCCGCCGGGGCGAGGGCTATGGTGCTCGAGCTGCGCGGTAACAACGGGGGTAGTGCGATAGAGGCCCTTATCAGCATGGCGGCCTTCATGGAAAGCCCTTACGTGGCTTTCACCGATCGCTACGACGTCGAGCGCAACGAACTGATGGTCAAGGATGGGCGGATCACCGTGCGTAACAAAAGCGGGGCCGAGGTTACCCGCCTGAACCTCCCCAGTCTGGCTCGCTGGAGCGGCCCCCTGGCGGTTCTGGTGAACGGCGAGAGCGCTTCCGGGGCAGAGTATCTGGCCTCAGCGATCCAGCTTGCCAAGGCGGGGGTGGTGATCGGGGAGCCCACCGCCGGGGTGGGCAACACCACCACCCGCACCTTCGGCCTCATCAACGGGGGTGGGCTCAACATCTCCTACAACCGAGCCTTTCTGCCGGGGGGAAACCCTTACCCGGCCCGGGTCACGCCCGATATCGCGGTCCCCGATGACCTGCGCACCCTGGCCGAAACAGGTCACGACCTACCTATGGAAAAAGCCCTCGAGGCGTTGTTTCCCCGAACGCAGTGA
- a CDS encoding S41 family peptidase translates to MPFSKTPLGKALVPALGAVLAWLSTAQAAPPPTSLAQALFDQGTFFLGFYYNGPAPLPSFRELRRLYQPQLDQACASSKDRCGYEQAHRVLEDIIQKLGDPFTRFVSARELEDARRYEQGLGPVAPRIGVWARETPKGLVVVESFPGEPAFEAGLRRGDLITSLAGQPATLARLEELEALATPRSGVTLATPRSGGTAQNPFPLTYSRQGTSRSVNLTARVAQESMQPRYELLGKVAYLKVYHFYNSPQFSVAERVYEAARRAESAGAKGMILDLRDALTGYDVEALLAAGAFIPKAGFIYDWRFQGLDETVTLENGQVFSQREGQEREPERAVPNPYQAKLPLVVLVNRYTVNSAEMLAYFLQAAGRAKVVGEPTAGALGVSGDAEGPLISGDFISVSSLRMRALDQTPFPLKVTPDVLLPEDLEALSRGRDLVLEKALELLK, encoded by the coding sequence ATGCCATTTAGCAAAACCCCCCTGGGCAAGGCGTTGGTCCCAGCGCTTGGTGCTGTGCTGGCCTGGCTATCTACTGCCCAGGCGGCCCCCCCACCTACCTCTTTGGCTCAGGCGCTGTTCGACCAGGGAACTTTTTTTCTGGGCTTTTACTATAACGGCCCGGCACCACTGCCTTCGTTCCGCGAGTTGCGCCGCCTCTACCAGCCTCAGCTCGACCAGGCCTGCGCTTCCAGCAAGGACCGCTGTGGCTACGAGCAGGCCCACCGGGTGCTCGAGGACATCATCCAGAAGCTGGGTGATCCCTTTACCCGCTTCGTGAGCGCCCGTGAACTCGAGGACGCCCGGCGCTATGAGCAAGGCTTGGGTCCGGTGGCCCCGCGCATCGGGGTGTGGGCCCGTGAGACCCCCAAGGGGTTGGTGGTGGTGGAGTCTTTCCCCGGTGAACCGGCTTTCGAGGCTGGCTTGCGCCGGGGCGACCTCATCACCAGCTTGGCCGGGCAGCCTGCCACGCTCGCTAGGTTAGAGGAGCTCGAGGCGCTGGCTACACCGCGAAGCGGGGTGACGCTGGCTACGCCGCGAAGTGGGGGGACCGCCCAGAACCCTTTTCCCCTTACCTATAGCCGCCAAGGAACCAGCCGGAGCGTGAACCTCACCGCGCGGGTGGCCCAAGAGAGCATGCAGCCCCGCTACGAGCTACTGGGTAAGGTGGCTTACCTGAAGGTTTACCACTTCTACAACTCGCCCCAGTTCAGCGTGGCCGAGCGCGTCTACGAGGCCGCCCGGCGGGCCGAAAGCGCGGGGGCCAAGGGGATGATCCTCGACCTGCGCGACGCGCTTACCGGCTACGACGTAGAAGCCCTGCTGGCAGCGGGGGCTTTTATCCCCAAGGCTGGGTTCATCTACGACTGGCGCTTTCAGGGCCTCGACGAGACCGTGACGCTCGAGAACGGCCAGGTGTTCAGCCAACGCGAGGGGCAAGAGCGCGAGCCGGAGCGGGCCGTACCCAACCCTTACCAGGCCAAGCTCCCACTGGTGGTGCTGGTGAACCGCTACACGGTGAACTCTGCGGAGATGCTGGCTTATTTCCTCCAGGCGGCGGGGCGGGCCAAGGTGGTAGGGGAGCCTACCGCCGGGGCTTTGGGGGTTTCGGGTGATGCCGAGGGACCGCTCATCAGTGGAGATTTCATCTCGGTCTCGAGCCTCAGGATGCGGGCTTTAGACCAAACCCCTTTCCCCCTTAAGGTGACCCCGGATGTGCTGCTGCCGGAGGATCTGGAAGCCTTGAGCCGGGGGCGTGACCTGGTGTTGGAAAAAGCTCTCGAGCTGCTGAAGTAG